Below is a window of Entelurus aequoreus isolate RoL-2023_Sb linkage group LG07, RoL_Eaeq_v1.1, whole genome shotgun sequence DNA.
tacacagtaccttatttttcggactataaggcgcacttcaaatcctttcattttctcaaaaatcgacagtgcgtcttatCACCCGAAGTGTCTGATGTATGTATTATTTCCGGTAGTGCTTACACGCCTCAAAAACACTTTtcatttggtacgtggtgtaataagtgtgaccagtagatggcagtcacacgtaatagatacgtgtggactgcacaatgacgcctgttcaataagtgacgctagcaagtacccataacctacgaagccgcaccgcttgattgattgttgctgcattactgctaccgtagtgcttcaacatacgggtattatcatGGTGTAGGACCCCAAAACGGCACCTATTTGGAGACATATCTGGCATTTAGTtttgcaatgttatgcaaaaccaacttttccaacctgttgatgtgtatttaggatctgcataatctgcacacgtccgccattgtagtcaataagcttcttctttttcctctatcctcttgttgtggggcattcatcctccgctgttgccatttctaatataaagtagcatacatTGCTAAATTATATCTTTCAGtacactcgctatggaagcgctaaaaactgccggtacaacaaagatgactgggagaagacgctgtcgaagtagagccacgtaaataagaccgcccattaaacggcgcatcctgacgagacggtcagaaagtggcttgaagatggtcagtgaactataatctatgcaacattttgatcaaagaaccaccattacatgcttTGTAGACCACAAGCATGTAATGTAAATGtagcaaaaaaaattataatatgacccctttaatgcacctcaTAATCCGCTGTGCCTTTtgaatgaaaatagacctgaatagacccgctcctcggcagtgcgcctttaaatccggtgtgccctttggtcagaaaaatacggtagttatgtgTGACTGTCTACCTGCTCTTCACAGCACTTTGTGTTGTATTTCAGGGTGAGCTCATTACCTTCTACTACTATTGGAAGAAGACCCCAGAGGCTGCCAGTTGTCGAGCTCATCGCAGACATCGGCGCCAACCCGTCTTTCGGCGCATCAAGACGCGAACAGCTTCAACTCCTGTCAACACTCCTTCACGTCCACCCTCTAGTGAATTCTGTACGTATTCGTGGCTCCGTAAGAAGCAGGCGGGAGTGTTTTTTTCATGTGGCAAGATATATGACCTGTGTTCTCCTCTTCCAGTGGACTTAAGCTCGGCCAGTGAAGATGACTTTGACAGCGAGGACAGCGAACAGGAGCTAAAGGGCTACGCCTGCCGCCACTGCTTCACCACCAGTAAGCTGCTGCGACTCGATACTACACTGTGCCGTGTGACAGATGAGCATCAGATGGTGTTGAGACAAATTTGATCAAATCAGACAGACACAAGGCTGCAGCTTATTTGCTCGTCACCTCATTAAGCATCACCTCGCCACTCACAGCCGGCTCCCATTTGATCGCACTTAGATTAACACCATCTTAACAAGAGCGGCCCCTAACTTGAGCTACAGAGAGATAACCCGCGCAGACCTCATTAGTGTTGTCATTACTGACAATTTGTTGCAGCTATAGTTGTGAGATAAATATCTGCGTGTTGTTGGGTTTTGTTTCCAACAAGTGTAACTGCTCTCCTTCAGCCTCCAAGGACTGGCACCACGGGGGCAGAGAGAATATCCTGCTGTGCACAGACTGTCGTATTCACTTCAAGAAGTACGGGGAGCTGCCTCCCATCGAGAAGCCCGTGGACCCGCCGCCATTTATGTTCAAACCTGTCAAAGAGGAAGAGGATGGACTCAGCGGGAAGCATAGCATGAGGACCAGGCGGAACCGAGGCTCGGTAAGCACACTATGTCCAGAATTCTGGACGTGCGTGGATTCGAACAAAACAGATTACGTTAGCACAAAACCCAGAATGTACAAAAGCACAGATAAAAATCAGATTTATATTACTATGCTGCACTAACTTCTGCACACTATTATCATTGTAAATCACACCTTCAGTGAATTGCGCGCTAAACAGTTCCTCCTTGGTGTCCACCACAATCATCCATAAATGGTCATGCAAATTAGCTCATGAAAGGGATGATTTAAAGATatatttcttaaccatagggccgggggGCACCCCCTAGAGAGCTGCcggaaaatatctgtttctcagctgtggtctgtatgggtcgcagcggtactcagttgtaatacactgttccaccacttgtggcagtaatgacgatctcaaacaaacagaggaagtctgGAGCTAGAGTGAGAGAGAagttttttaagtgcaaaaattatgactaaagtggtgaaactgtattttaatttgctcttaaattttattgacagtttttgTTAACACattcattattaatgtattttattttagcacaagtgtaattgtatgtaaatgtattttacgTCAGTTATTTGAGTCCATTCTAATgtggtatatttggttagtacttatttttcgaatcagtctgacctaagtctaatgtttatgttttaaataaataatattttttgtgatcaacacatggtttcatatcattttacAAGACTGTAAACTGTAAGGTTAAATatgattattgaatatgattaaaatctggGGTAcagttactaattcagtgttaatatttgaatgggcCCTGGTCCCTTCTTTCGTGGAAAAGttaggccccgaggtcaaaaaaggGTAaggttttcattatttttatgtatttattttgtcaagtAATGCAAACCAGACATTTTGTTTCATGAAACAGTCATTATGAGCAACATTGACAGCTTTTGTGGGGAATTATCAAGCATACAAGATGATTTTAATATATTATTGGCACAATAAAAGTGTTTTGTACAGTTGTTTATCTGATAAAATTATTTAACtggtaataaaaataataataatatagtagcTGTGTATGTGCAGCATGGCTGTTATAAATGTTATAAACTCCCAAAGTTTAAATTTATTGAAAAAAGTTAAACGTAATCATTTCCAAAATTCATAACAtgattttatctaacaaaataatGTGCTTCAATCTATATCTTTTGCTCttcagccttaaaaaaacaacttttcaaagtgtcaatgACTCCCTTCCTgacatatttatacatttttatcacTCAATTAAAAGTTAGCAAGGTAAACAGTACTTCCATGACTCACACATAACTACATGTAAATGCAGTATAACTACATTAGTACAGCTCTACATTTTCATATTTAGGCTCTAACAATTCTACAATACTTCCAGAATCAGAGGAATATGATATATGTTTAGaaatatgttttatgtttttcatAGTGCATAATTGTGTTTTTTGTATTTAAGCATTTGTTTTTTGATCTGATTATGAGCTTAATTTTCTGGTGACACCATGACACCTTCGCTGATTCCTTTCTGAAAAACCTTGCTTGAGGTCTACGCATGGTCGAAAGGGTCCGTAGAAATACGCAGCTTTTCCGCAAGGAATTTTTCTATAAATATAACATTTGCGTTGAAAGGCATGTACCTACATTTCACCTTGTGTGCGCAGCAACTTTTATAAATGAGGCTCCTGGTTTCCACCTTCTCAAAAAAACATTAGTCATAAATAATATCTGGCTAACTTTATTTGCTttgcattcatattcatacactctACATTTATAGATGTCAACACTACGTAGTGGTCGTAAGAAACAAACAGCCAGTCCCGATGGCCGAGCCTCGCCAACCAACGAGGATCTGCGCTCTAGCGGGCGAACTTCGCCAAGTGCTGCTAGCACCGACAGCACCGACAGCAAGACGGACATCATGAAGAAGCCCAGCAAGGTAAACACTGCACTATTTCTATGGACCTGGTGTACTTGTTGAATGTGGAATAATGTCTCTATGCCTCCGGGCCAGCAGAAGATTAAAGAGGAGGCTCCTTCGCCCATTAAGAGTGCCAAACGGCAGCGAGAGAAAGCAGTATCAGACACAGAGGAGCCTGAGAGAGCCAGTGCCAAAAAGTCCAAAACACAAGTGAGTGTTGCTTGTGCTGTAAGTATAACACATCGCTTTATGATGCTCACACTTCTCCCCTTCCTTTTTCTCAGGAGCTGAGTCGGCCAGACTCCCCTTCAGAATGCGAGGGAGAAGGAGAGGGTGAAGGCGAGGGCGAGAGCTCCGATGGACGCAGCATCAATGAGGAGCTCAGCAGCGACCCGAAAGACATTGACCAGGACAACCGCAGCTCCTCCCCAAGCATCCCCAGTCCTCGTGACAACGAGAGCGACTCAGACTCTTCTGCCCAGCAACAGCAGCTCCTGCAGAGCCAGCACCCCCCAGTCATCCAGTGTCAGCCGAGCACCTCATCAGCCACTCCCTCCGCTCCACCTGCTCCTCCCACAGCTTCAGCCCCGACGCTGCCCCCGCAGGTTTCCCCCACGGCAGCTTCTGCCTCTCTGCCCCTTCAGCCTCTTCCCCAGGCCAGCCCCATAGCTCTCATCCAGTCAGGACCCTCTCTCCATCCTCAAAGGCTTCCCTCTCCACACTCACCCTTGACTCAAGCCCCGCCTCCTGGTCCTCTAGTTCCACCTCAGTCGTTACCCAGTTCGCATCACGGGCCCATGCCTCCCATGCCTCACCCCCTACAGCCTGGCCCACTTCACATGCCCCACCCCCACTCAATGCCTTCACAGGCCTTCCCTGTCGGTCAGTCTCAGGTCCCGCCCCCGCCCATATCTGGCCCGTCACAACCAAGGCCACACACACCGCCCTCACATTTATCTTCTCATAGTGTAGGACAGCCTCCCCGGGAGCAGCCCCTCCCACCTGCCTCAATGTCCATGCCTCACATCAAGCCCCCGCCAACCACACCTATCCCTCAGATACCCACGCCACAGTCCCACAAACACCCGCCGCATGTGTCAGCGCCTCCATTTCCGCAGATGCCTTCCAACCTCCCTCCGCCTCCTGCCCTCAAGCCCCTCAGCTCGCTATCCACCCACCACCCTCCATCGGCACACCCGCCCCCCCTGCAGCTCATGCCCCAGGGGCAGCAGCTTCAGCCCCCTCCCGCACTGCCTCCAATTCTCACTCAGTCCCAAAGTTTACCACCAACATCCAGCCACCAGCCTCCTCCAGCTCCTCCGCTCCCACCCTCTGCAGCAGCATCACACCCCAACGGGCCGCCACAGCCATCTTTCTCGCACCCTTTCAGTACAGTTCTACCTCCAACCGGGCCCCCCGGGTCTTCATCAAACTCTGTGCCGGGTTTACAACCGACATCTTCCTCCATGCCGCCTTCCTCCATCTCCATGCCGCTCCCCGCTTCCGTCAGTTGCAGCAGCTTGGGCGTGGGGCTCCCGCCGGTGCACATCAAGGAGGAGCCACTGGACGAGATGGAGGAGCCAGAGAGCCCCCCGCCTCCACAGAGGAGTCCCTCACCAGAGCCCACTGTCGTCAACACGCCAAGCCATGCCAGCCAGTCTGCACGGTACGCTGATTTCTGCACCGTTTCACACGCACACATTGGCTTATTACAAatgtccggaatttacagtaatgcacacactgaaatcttttgatgaagttattttttgaaaaagTGAAGTAAAAACACAGCCCactattttacatgttttgtgtttcttacacttcaTTGATAGTGTTCTGGCGTGCTTTGTGATGTCCttctctgttcagcggtccttaaaAGCACTATAAATACACTTTGGTCTCATATTCCTGTGAGCATAGAATGATGACTCCGTTCAAATAGAAAACAGCTTGTAGGTTCgatgtgcacaattaaataatacttgctcagacagcaatgtgtttatatacgtttagattggggtatgttgtttcgaggaaatatgttaatgtctcttttgtttttttaagtttttttgatgattttattttaaaacggtaataccaaCCGTCGGGAGTCTAATATTCTCCTTAATATTGTACCGTTAAATCCCTAGTAAACGACAGGAATATTTTGTAAAGTTGTATAGGTGTTAAGTGGCTCTTTAAGTGCCAATAAAGTTGAATATTACTACGGTGTCATTACGTAGCAATATTATAACTCAATTACTTTAGCTTagctcaaacttttttcaccaagtaccacctaagAAAACACTTTTCTTTCCAAGTACCACTATTATGACCAGCATTAATTATACAGTTGCTtagtaaacctaagtattcattaaaaacaaggcagaggtgttttattttaaaagtatattcaatatttttggccactgtacccattacacacagtttgaacagtaacactgtatttgaatatagaaaaataaaacactgtaatgAACATctgtggcgtaccactagatggagcatgcATACCACTactggtacatgtaccacaatGCCAGAATCCTGGTTTTAGCTTATCTTTAGTCCTTATTTGTAATTTTTCTGTGTGTTCTTTGATCCGGGCGCAGGTTCTACAAGCACCTGGATCGAGGTTACAACTCGTGCGCTAGGACAGATTTTTACTTCACTCCCTTGGCCTCGTCCAAACTGGCCAAGAAGCGAGAAGAAGCTGTGGAGAGGTCGAAGAGGGAGGCGGAGCAGAAAGTGAgagaagagaaagagagagagcggGAGAGGGAAAAAGAACGAGAAAGAGAGCGGGAAcgagagaaggaagccgagcgaGCGGCGGTGAGTTGTCGctgtcatttttttatgtttatgttctACAAACAATGGTAAACACCAGCTTTGCCCTTACAGAAAGCATCCAGTTCAGCTCATGAGAGCAGAATGGGTGACCCTCAGATGGCCGGGCCCGCCCACATGCGTCCGCCCTTTGACGGGCCCCCCACCACCATCGCAGCCGTGCCTCCGTACATCGGCCCTGACACGCCCGCCCTGCGCACCCTCAGCGAATACGCCCGCCCCCACGTCATGTCCCCCACCAATCGAAACCACCCCTTCTTTGTGTCCCTCAACCCCGCGGACCCTCTGCTGGCGTACCACATGCCCGGCCTCTATAACGCCGACCCGGCCATGCGGGAACGCGAACTGCGAGAGCGGGAGATGCGTGAGAGGGAGATTCGTGAAAGGGAAATGCGGGAAAGGATGAAACCCGGTTTTGAAGTCAAACCTCCTGAGATGGACGGACTCCACCCTTCCACGAACCCCATGGAGCACTTTGCAAGGCACGGGGCCATCACGTTGCCCCCCATGGCCGGCCCTCACCCCTTTGCCTCCTTCCACCCGGGCTTGAACCCGTTGGAGCGCGAGCGGCTGGCCCTGGCCGGACCTCAGCTGCGGCCGGACATGAGCTACCCGGAGAGGCTGGCGGCTGAGCGACTCCATGCGGAGAGGATGGCCACCATGGCCAACGACCCCATCGCCCGGCTACAGATGTTCAACGTCACGCCGCATCACCACCAGCACTCGCACATCCACTCCCACCTGCACCTGCACCAGCAAGACCCCCTTCATCAAGGTGAATGAAAGCCCTGCTCACATGCACACATTAGCTTATTACGCcatcatagggctgggcgatatggtcgaaaaagtatatctcgatatatttttacttaaactcgatattcgataaatATCTCAATATATATtttggtgaaagtatacatatgaagatattcatttttgagtgaGATTCAGTGAAATTTAAgggaatgacaactgtactgtaaacagtcagtggcacttttattaattcAGTCAAGATAGGTATTAACAGCtcggaaaataaactgtttaagtagcacagaatttcataacaaataaaatagaaaaatattatttctacgtaaaataaataacatagctgtgcaaataatacaaaatgtatcaaactcagatacagAAATACATTTACAGGCAGGCACTTGAATTgaattcccttcctggttcgatgacccgccctatcttgcctctgattggcctgtccataaccaatcgtgactcatcatagtaaaggaaggaggaaggggaggggtttagtagccaatgagagggggagaacaaggaacacaacaaataagtggCGTTGGGTCatattaacttgaaataaatgatATTGATATTACGACTTTTCCTTAATTcacatcttgtttaaaaatatatagatatatcttacaaactcgatatatcgcccagtctAACGCATATTAAGATTCACTAAATGCTAAacattattcaaacataactagggctggacaattaatacaATTTTGATTTTCGATTGTCTTCTCACGATCATGACAATATAATAATGGAAAAAACGATTAatgcaacgtgcatgcaaattccagaTCATGAAAatctaataccgtatttttcggagtataagtcgctccggagtataagtcgcaccgaccgaaaatgcataataaagaaggaaaaaaacatatataagtcgcactggagtataagtcgcatttttgggggaaatttatttgataaaacccaacaccaagaatagacatttgaaaggcaatttaaaataaataaagaatagtgaacaacaggctgaataagtgtacgttatatgacgcataaataaccaactgagaacgtgcctggtatgttaacgtaacatattatggtaagagtcattcaaataactataacatatagaacatgctatacgtttaccaaacaatctgtcactcctaatcgctaaatcccatgaaatcttatacgtctagtctcttacgggaatgagctaaataatattatttgatattttacagtaatgtgttaataatttcacacataagtcgctcctgagtataagtcgcacccccggccaaactatgaaaaaaactatgaCTTATAgtaggaaaaatacggtaattaaaaaatACCATTAATAGGCAATGCAACGTGCATTCAAATGACAATGAAATGGATGAGTGAGCGTGTGAGTGTAAAAAAAAGACcacgtctactagaagtttgggatctcatcgtagttgctactttttatttgacactgtgCTACTATGCTCTAtctctaaactcaacaaaaaaagtaaggCATATGATTTCTGCATTCACATAACAGCGGACACAGTCACATAGTTGGCCAATAAAATAAAATCCGCTGATAAAGGCAAAATAATATCAGGGAAGTTGACATAAATGTGACTCAAATGCTGTAATTGTGAAGAGAAGGAACATATGTTTGGGGAAATAATGTGTCCAGGAATGCTCATTCATCCCCGAAGCGTGTCCTAAAGTAGAGAAAACTACGTCGGGTTGTCTTTTTTAGTTTCCATATGTGATCACACCATTCTCGCCCGttggtccgtgttgatgggctcatattgcccatcccatttgaagctgaaatattaacACAACTGGACATTTTGCCTTGTAATCATATTTTTCATCttaatttgtgttactttgcgcCACTTCTCAGGGGCGAGtcgtgaaaagagggctcactgcgttcagttaaatctactgttaaataaacacacTCAGGTGTGGAGAGCGATGCAGAGAGGGAGACCTCTTTCTTCCTATTTGAAGCGAGGAAGAAACGCTAGGCTCAACAATAGTGATTGGCAAACGTGTcttgtcactcaaatgccggtgacggccGAGAAAAAAAACCCTCCTGCAGTTATGTAattgcactaattaaaacctggaTGTTGATGAATCATGCAGCCCTAATTATTACACACTTGTAGGATGTTAGCTTGTACCATTGTGTTAAATGTAGGTATTACTAGAGATCATTGTTAGTCGTCAAGGAGGCAGATAACCGATATTTGTAGCCGGTATTAttgtgcagtaaaagttatttaaacttgAAtgatatatgtcagtaaacagctggacaaggctttaaatTGTCTTTTAAACAATCATTTTGAGGAAACACTAGCGACATAATGTTTTTAATGCAGCACTAATGTTGTGAATTTAGCGCCAAACATCATCAGGGGATTTCACACACTTTGACTttgtgtgtctaagaggagcatcaacatgtGCATTGCAAAATATAGcacatctcctgggaaaattggtaaaaatatgggatttctctacatcacaataactcacaATCTAATCTAATTAATTATCAAGACCGATACTGATAAAAAgaggccgataccgatatatgtcaaaatgccaaatatcggggCCGATAAATGGTCGATCTGTTATTAATACAATCGTTGTAGGATGTTAGCTTGTACAATTGTTAAACATATGTAATTATTACACACATGTAGGATGTTAGCTTGTACAATTGTGTTAAACTTATGTAATTATTACACACTTGTAGGATTTTAGCTTGTACAATTGTGTTAAATAATTGTAATTAATACACACGTGTAGGATATTAGCTTGTATAATTGTCTtaaataattgtaattattataCACTTGTAGGATGTTAGCTTATATGATTGTGTTAAAGAAGTATAATTATTATGCACTTTGATGTTAATTTGTATAATTGTGTTAAATAAGTATAATTATTACACACTTTGATGTTAACTTGTATAATTGTGTTAAATAAGTATAATTATTACACACTTGTATGATGTTAGCTTGTATAATTGTGTTAAATAAGTGTAATTATTACACACTTTGATGTTAACTTGTATAATTGTGTTAAATAAGTGTAATTATTACACACTTTGATGTTAACTTGTATAATTGTGTTAAATAAGATTAAATATTACACACTTTGATGTTAACTTGTATAATTGTGTTAAATAAGTGTAATTATTACACTCTTGTAGGATGTTAGCTTATATAATTGTGTTAAATAAGTATAATTATTACACACTTTGATGTTAATTTGTATAATTATTACACACTTGTAGGATGTTAACTTGTATAATTGTGTTAAATAAGTGTAATTATTACACACTTTGATGTTAACTTGTATAATTGtgttaaataattgtatttttacacACTTGTAGAATGTTAGCCTAAATAATTGTGTTAAATAAGTATAATTATTACACACTTTGATGTTAACTTGTATAATTGTGTTAAataattgtacttattacacacttgTAGGATGTTAGCTTGTATAATTGTGTTAAATAAGTGTAATTATTACACACGTGTAGGATGTTAGCTTGTATAATTGTGTTAAATAAGTATAATTATTACACACTTTGATGTTAATTTGTATAATTGTGTTAAATAAGTGTAATTATTACACACGTGTAGGATGTTAGCTTGTATAATTGTGTTAAATAAGTGTAATTATTACACATGTGTAGGATGTTAGCTTGTataattgtgttaaaagtgtAATTATTACACACGTGTAGGATGTTAGCTTGTATAATTGTGTTAAAAAAGTGTAATCATTGAGTTTGAAGGCAGCTAAGAGTGGTAACATGATGCAATGTGTAGGATGTATTTTTCTGTGCCTTGATTCTAAAGACTCTGACACCCAGAAGGTGGTGGTGAATGCCTTGTGTGTCCTCCAGGTTCCGGGGGCCACCCCCTCGCCCTAGACCACCTGGCAGCCGGACCTCACCTGGCTCGCTTCCCTTACCCGCCCGGCGCCATCCCCAACCCTCTCCTCGGCCAGCCGCCGCACGAACACGAGATGCTGCGCCACCCGGTCTTCGGTAGGCAGCCGGCCAGTCCCGTCTCTCCATTACCGGGTCGCATCATGAGGAATGGGCCTGATCCAAATCTGCGCTCTGTTTGCTCCCCGGCAGGCACTCATTACCCACGGGACCTGCCGCCACCCATGTCTGCTGCCCACCAGCTGCAGGCCATGCACGCCCAGTCAGCTGAGCTGCAGAGGCTGGCCATGGAGCAGCAGTGGCTGCACGGCCACCACCACATGCACGGAGGGCCACTCCCTGGCCAGGAGGACTACTACAGGTGAGGCA
It encodes the following:
- the rerea gene encoding arginine-glutamic acid dipeptide repeats protein isoform X2 — its product is MTADKEKEREKERDRDRDRDRDKRESGKSRRQDGDRGESESSRPRRSCTLEGGAKNYAESEHSEDEDNDNGSTGGGSGTAEEAGKKGKKKTPKKKSRYERTENGEITSFITEDDVVYRPGDCVYIESRRPNTPYFICSIQEFKLSKRDHLLMNVKWYYRQSEVPDSVYQHLVQDRHNENDSGRELVITDPVVRSRELFISDYVDTYHAAALRGKCNISHFSDIFAAREFKARIDSFFYILGYNPETRRLNSTQGEIRVGPSHQAKLPELQPFPSSGSQAVTENEELVWMPGVNDCDLLMYLRAARSMAAFAGMCDGGSTEDGCLAASRDDTTLNALNTLHESNYDAGKALQRLVKKPVPKLIEKCWSEDEVKRFIKGLRQFGKNFFRIRKELLPNKETGELITFYYYWKKTPEAASCRAHRRHRRQPVFRRIKTRTASTPVNTPSRPPSSEFLDLSSASEDDFDSEDSEQELKGYACRHCFTTTSKDWHHGGRENILLCTDCRIHFKKYGELPPIEKPVDPPPFMFKPVKEEEDGLSGKHSMRTRRNRGSMSTLRSGRKKQTASPDGRASPTNEDLRSSGRTSPSAASTDSTDSKTDIMKKPSKKIKEEAPSPIKSAKRQREKAVSDTEEPERASAKKSKTQELSRPDSPSECEGEGEGEGEGESSDGRSINEELSSDPKDIDQDNRSSSPSIPSPRDNESDSDSSAQQQQLLQSQHPPVIQCQPSTSSATPSAPPAPPTASAPTLPPQVSPTAASASLPLQPLPQASPIALIQSGPSLHPQRLPSPHSPLTQAPPPGPLVPPQSLPSSHHGPMPPMPHPLQPGPLHMPHPHSMPSQAFPVGQSQVPPPPISGPSQPRPHTPPSHLSSHSVGQPPREQPLPPASMSMPHIKPPPTTPIPQIPTPQSHKHPPHVSAPPFPQMPSNLPPPPALKPLSSLSTHHPPSAHPPPLQLMPQGQQLQPPPALPPILTQSQSLPPTSSHQPPPAPPLPPSAAASHPNGPPQPSFSHPFSTVLPPTGPPGSSSNSVPGLQPTSSSMPPSSISMPLPASVSCSSLGVGLPPVHIKEEPLDEMEEPESPPPPQRSPSPEPTVVNTPSHASQSARFYKHLDRGYNSCARTDFYFTPLASSKLAKKREEAVERSKREAEQKVREEKEREREREKEREREREREKEAERAAKASSSAHESRMGDPQMAGPAHMRPPFDGPPTTIAAVPPYIGPDTPALRTLSEYARPHVMSPTNRNHPFFVSLNPADPLLAYHMPGLYNADPAMRERELREREMREREIREREMRERMKPGFEVKPPEMDGLHPSTNPMEHFARHGAITLPPMAGPHPFASFHPGLNPLERERLALAGPQLRPDMSYPERLAAERLHAERMATMANDPIARLQMFNVTPHHHQHSHIHSHLHLHQQDPLHQGSGGHPLALDHLAAGPHLARFPYPPGAIPNPLLGQPPHEHEMLRHPVFGTHYPRDLPPPMSAAHQLQAMHAQSAELQRLAMEQQWLHGHHHMHGGPLPGQEDYYSRLKKESDKQL
- the rerea gene encoding arginine-glutamic acid dipeptide repeats protein isoform X1, producing MTADKEKEREKERDRDRDRDRDKRESGKSRRQDGDRGESESSRPRRSCTLEGGAKNYAESEHSEDEDNDNGSTGGGSGTAEEAGKKGKKKTPKKKSRYERTENGEITSFITEDDVVYRPGDCVYIESRRPNTPYFICSIQEFKLSKRDHLLMNVKWYYRQSEVPDSVYQHLVQDRHNENDSGRELVITDPVVRSRELFISDYVDTYHAAALRGKCNISHFSDIFAAREFKARIDSFFYILGYNPETRRLNSTQGEIRVGPSHQAKLPELQPFPSSGSQAVTENEELVWMPGVNDCDLLMYLRAARSMAAFAGMCDGGSTEDGCLAASRDDTTLNALNTLHESNYDAGKALQRLVKKPVPKLIEKCWSEDEVKRFIKGLRQFGKNFFRIRKELLPNKETGELITFYYYWKKTPEAASCRAHRRHRRQPVFRRIKTRTASTPVNTPSRPPSSEFLDLSSASEDDFDSEDSEQELKGYACRHCFTTTSKDWHHGGRENILLCTDCRIHFKKYGELPPIEKPVDPPPFMFKPVKEEEDGLSGKHSMRTRRNRGSMSTLRSGRKKQTASPDGRASPTNEDLRSSGRTSPSAASTDSTDSKTDIMKKPSKKIKEEAPSPIKSAKRQREKAVSDTEEPERASAKKSKTQELSRPDSPSECEGEGEGEGEGESSDGRSINEELSSDPKDIDQDNRSSSPSIPSPRDNESDSDSSAQQQQLLQSQHPPVIQCQPSTSSATPSAPPAPPTASAPTLPPQVSPTAASASLPLQPLPQASPIALIQSGPSLHPQRLPSPHSPLTQAPPPGPLVPPQSLPSSHHGPMPPMPHPLQPGPLHMPHPHSMPSQAFPVGQSQVPPPPISGPSQPRPHTPPSHLSSHSVGQPPREQPLPPASMSMPHIKPPPTTPIPQIPTPQSHKHPPHVSAPPFPQMPSNLPPPPALKPLSSLSTHHPPSAHPPPLQLMPQGQQLQPPPALPPILTQSQSLPPTSSHQPPPAPPLPPSAAASHPNGPPQPSFSHPFSTVLPPTGPPGSSSNSVPGLQPTSSSMPPSSISMPLPASVSCSSLGVGLPPVHIKEEPLDEMEEPESPPPPQRSPSPEPTVVNTPSHASQSARFYKHLDRGYNSCARTDFYFTPLASSKLAKKREEAVERSKREAEQKVREEKEREREREKEREREREREKEAERAAKASSSAHESRMGDPQMAGPAHMRPPFDGPPTTIAAVPPYIGPDTPALRTLSEYARPHVMSPTNRNHPFFVSLNPADPLLAYHMPGLYNADPAMRERELREREMREREIREREMRERMKPGFEVKPPEMDGLHPSTNPMEHFARHGAITLPPMAGPHPFASFHPGLNPLERERLALAGPQLRPDMSYPERLAAERLHAERMATMANDPIARLQMFNVTPHHHQHSHIHSHLHLHQQDPLHQGGGECLVCPPGSGGHPLALDHLAAGPHLARFPYPPGAIPNPLLGQPPHEHEMLRHPVFGTHYPRDLPPPMSAAHQLQAMHAQSAELQRLAMEQQWLHGHHHMHGGPLPGQEDYYSRLKKESDKQL